Proteins from a genomic interval of Benincasa hispida cultivar B227 chromosome 7, ASM972705v1, whole genome shotgun sequence:
- the LOC120081531 gene encoding uncharacterized protein LOC120081531 isoform X4, whose translation MTSTTSMAIRMAGARVFAKLGCSHSIAKMAYKAGLELASDSSEEDFLVAMLFSLSKLASKSIFISSEQVQLLCSILSHKKSVRVQETSLRCLCFIFMKGACQFTNMESVVRSLVDALDEHMLPTSSHCDALRLLRKILFYVRPNPSFLDANEYSKLVKAVENAARSPEKLKYLLAVHLLVDLSLQLSGKMEVESGVCSFSLLPSQVISLIMDQIASLGKISVDLTRSNSEVFQEIKGLLNLLLLIVSEHSDLWIVLLEKICLIAELLMNMHKDVFDSQQRDEYFEGDKKNGISFRFAFILYGFVAISIGHLGSVVSITSEIFDKVKLLVNNVCKSCLFSSHTCIIYSLLLNCKFILSCRIPEDFRTCNNDGFPCFTFCEDLTEKEIFTLECAKKLLKNGDEWPAYKAGRHAACHGSWFAATLIFGHLISKVRSDVFHYWLKSLFQFALAERKIQLLLLPQYGSGLAIWLEKEMILNMFSIEEQINQHHAGSIYSDKLLEAYQCLCSSGEALKASAVPPVQAFCFQRWFLSLRAKVLGTVGSILKLLPNISYCISTDYGKLGINDTAAIHQTVNKFSKLSLTLERLSHEFDLIGTTFIGMDTKSSNIISALALNCSLLAFCTGFAFHVPNLATTLMTENVDDFRTKSHAILIQNLIGRLWLVDDETSRMLAQLFEITGPNNCLHLVSRGKILDVGYEVRGILTLCRYAVSEFIRLQSKSNRVDEGTFLQVIEDGVHFLSNILTQWISIPFRVPKCFFCVRPCIGSQLFATTNARKLDEISIPSGFHLSLNLCLQLKNIASNMSVQITKMYCILYCDLSFQELKHNGKNMQKHQVYEAWENDDIVEMHNKLLHYMTESSKNETYIGKCRTSNVCKTERVVEAFVHFEPDEKGQGFSNCLLDVSYFPVGCYRIKWYSCCVDNKGCFWNLLPLNSGPLFTIHQLPSAG comes from the exons ATGACTTCTACTACATCCATGGCCATCCGAATGGCTGGAGCACGAGTGTTTGCAAAATTGGGATGCTCACATTCCATCGCCAAAATGGCTTACAAG GCTGGACTTGAGCTTGCCTCTGACTCTAGTGAAGAAGATTTTTTGGTTGCAATGTTATTTTCACTATCCAAACTGGCGTCCAAGTCAATATTTATTAGTTCTGAGCAG GTGCAATTGCTTTGCTCGATTCTTAGCCACAAAAAGTCTGTGCGTGTTCAAGAAACATCTTTGAGATGTCTGTGTTTTATTTTCATGAAAGGAGCATGCCAGTTTACTAATATGGAATCTGTGGTCAGAAGTTTAGTTGATGCACTAGATGAACACATGCTTCCAACTTCTTCACATTGTGATGCTCTCCGACTGTTGCGAAAG ATTCTTTTCTATGTGCGGCCAAACCCCTCATTTTTGGATGCAAACGAATACTCTAAACTGGTTAAAGCTGTTGAGAATGCAGCCCGGTCTCCAGAGAAGTTAAAGTACCTCCTTGCTGTTCATTTATTGGTGGATTTATCATTACAGCTTTCTGGAAAAATGGAAGTAGAATCAGGAGTTTGTTCATTCTCTTTGTTGCCATCACAGGTTATTTCTCTAATCATGGATCAAATTGCATCATTAGGAAAGATTTCAGTAGATCTTACTCGGTCAAATTCTGAAGTGTTTCAAGAAATTAAAGGTTTGCTAAACCTTCTCCTGCTCATTGTTAGTGAACATTCAGATCTGTGGATAGTTCTTTTGgagaaaatatgtttaattgctGAATTACTTATGAATATGCATAAAGATGTCTTTGATAGTCAGCAAAGAGACGAGTACTTTGAAGGAGACAAGAAAAATGGCATCAGCTTCAGATTTGCATTCATTTTATATGGATTTGTGGCAATCTCCATAGGGCATCTAGGTTCAGTTGTCTCTATCACGTCCGAAATATTTGACAAGGTGAAACTATTGGTCAACAATGTATGCAAAAGCTGTTTGTTCAGTAGCCATACTTGCATAATCTATTCCTTGCTATTGAACTGTAAATTCATTTTGAGTTGTAGGATACCTGAGGATTTTAGGACTTGCAACAATGATGGGTTTCCATGTTTCACTTTTTGTGAAGATTTGACTGAAAAAGAGATTTTTACACTTGAGTGTGCTAAGAAGTTGCTAAAAAATGGGGATGAATGGCCCGCTTACAAGGCTGGGAGACATGCAGCATGTCATGGATCATGGTTTGCTGCTACCTTGATTTTtggccatttaatttcaaaGGTTCGGTCTGATGTCTTCCATTACTGGTTGAAATCTTTGTTTCAGTTTGCTCTTGCGGAGAGAAAAATCCAGTTACTACTGTTACCACAATATGGTTCTGGCTTGGCAATCTGGTTAGAGAAGGAAATGATTCTAAACATGTTTTCCATTGAAGAACAAATAAACCAACATCATGCTGGGAGTATTTATTCTGACAAACTTTTGGAGGCCTACCAGTGTCTTTGCTCTTCAGGTGAGGCCTTAAAAGCTTCTGCTGTTCCTCCGGTTCAAGCATTTTGTTTCCAGAGATGGTTTTTATCGTTAAGGGCTAAGGTTTTAGGAACTGTGGGGAGCATACTGAAGCTGTTGCCAAACATTTCATATTGTATTAGTACTGACTATGGTAAGCTTGGGATAAACGATACCGCTGCCATCCATCAAACGGTGAACAAATTTAGTAAATTATCTTTAACGTTAGAGAGGCTGTCCCATGAATTTGATCTCATTGGAACAACTTTTATTGGAATGGACACCAAGAGTTCGAACATTATTTCAGCGCTTGCACTGAATTGCTCTCTGTTGGCCTTTTGTACTGGTTTTGCCTTTCATGTTCCAAACTTGGCTACAACTCTAATGACTGAAAATGTGGATGATTTTAGAACTAAATCACATGCAATTCTCATTCAAAATCTGATTGGCAGGCTGTGGTTGGTAGATGATGAAACAAGTAGAATGCTTGCACAGCTTTTCGAAATCACTGGACCGAATAACTGCTTGCATTTGGTTTCAAGAGGCAAAATATTAGATGTGGGGTACGAAGTAAGAGGTATCTTGACTCTCTGTAGGTATGCTGTTTCTGAGTTCATCCGTTTGCAAAGCAAGTCAAACAGAGTGGATGAGGGGACATTTCTCCAGGTTATCGAGGATGGTGTGCATTTTTTATCAAATATTCTTACACAGTGGATAAGCATTCCATTTCGAGTGCCCAAGTGCTTCTTTTGTGTAAG GCCTTGCATTGGGTCTCAACTATTTGCCACTACCAATGCTCGTAAACTGGATGAAATATCTATCCCATCCGGCTTCCATCTATCGTTGAATCTTTGTCTTCAACTCAAAAACATTGCCTCAAACATGTCAGTTCAAATCACCAAGATGTACTGCATTTTGTATTGTGATTTGTCCTTCCAGGAACTCAAGCACAATGGTAAGAACATGCAAAAACATCAGGTATATGAAGCTTGGGAAAACGACGACATTGTAGAAATGCACAACAAACTGTTGCATTACATGACCGAGTCGAGCAAAAACGAGACCTACATTGGCAAGTGCAGAACTTCGAATGTTTGCAAAACAGAGAGGGTAGTCGAAGCGTTTGTGCATTTCGAGCCAGATGAGAAAGGGCAAGGATTCTCAAATTGCTTGCTTGATGTATCTTATTTTCCTGTAGGTTGTTATAGAATCAAATGGTATAGCTGTTGTGTTGATAATAAGGGGTGTTTTTGGAACCTCCTCCCTTTGAATTCTGGACCATTGTTTACTATCCATCAACTTCCATCAGCTGGATGA